GGCCTGCTCGGCGGGGATCGGCATCCCTTCGTACGAGGCGTGCGTGAGGGCGATCACGCTGCCGGGCGCAGTTGCGTCCCGCAGTTCGGCGACCGCTGTGTAGGGATCGTACGCGTCCTCCACGAAATGCAGGACGGCGACGAGGAGAAGGGCCACCGGGCGGTCCAGGTCGAGCAGTCCGTTGACCTCCGAACTGCCCAGAATGTCCTGTGGCTTGCGCAGATCCGCGGCGACGACGGCGGCCTTCTCGTCGCCGTCGAGCACGGCACGGCTGTGCGCGACGGCCACGGCGTCGTGGTCGACGTACACCACACGGGCCTCGGGGTCCGCCCGCCGCGCGACCTCGTGGACGTTGCCGAAGGTGGGGATGCCCGAACCGATGTCGAGGAACTGGGTGATGCCCTCGTCCACGGCGAAACGCACCGCTCGGCGCATGAAGGCACGATTCGCCTGCATGATCTTGGGCAGTCCCGGCATGAACTCCATGGCCCGGCGGGCCGCGTCCCGGTCGACCTCGAAGTTGTGCGAACCGCCCAGGTAGTAGTCGTAGATGCGGGACACGCTGGGCATCGTGATGTCGATGCCCTGCGGGGCCCAGGCGGGACGCTCCATCAGGACTCCAAGACGTAGGCGAGACGAGCCGGTGTTCGAAGGTGAGGCTACTGATCGTCCGCCAAGGGAGCGAGTCAAAACGGAAATTGGCCGTCCGTTCTCGGTCACTGCCTGTGGCAAGTGCCGAATATCAACCCAAAGAACCGGTCCGTTCCTCCCCGGGAGGGGGAAAGGAACGGACCGGTAGACCGTACGCGAGGTACTTCTGACCGACCCCCCTTCCTGGCTGACTTCTTCTTCGCACGTGCCCTTCGGCGCCCTGCTTCTGTACCTCTATTTCCTGTACGTCTATTTCCTGTACGCCTACTTCGGGGCGCCGACAGGCTTTCCGTCAGGCCCGGCGGCGTACCAAGTGCCGCCCACGCCCTGACCGTTGGTGTCGCCGGGCTTCTTGTCACCGGCGAAGGTGTAAATCGGCCAGCAGTCGATCGTCTGCTGACGCTGTCCGTCGGGGCGGTCGAAGACGACGAACCCCTTCTTGAGGATTCCCTTGGTGTCGTTCTTCTCGACGGGCGGAACCACCGGCCACTTCTGGAGGCAGGCGCCGGTGCACGCGGACTTCATCGGCCAGGCGGAGTCCTTCGTGAAGCGATAGACGGTCATGCCGTTCTTGTCGACGACGATCTCCCCGAGCTTGGGGTCCTTGCGGGTGGAGAGCCCCGCCGGGTCGACGGGGGCCTTCTCGGCGGGGGGTTCGGCCTCGGCCGCCGGTGCGGCCTTCTTGCCGTCGGGGGCGGAGGCGTACCAAGTGCCGCCCACTCCCTGGCCCTTGGCGTCGCCGGCCTTGGTGTCCTTGGCGTACCGGTACATCGGCCAGCCGTCGATGGTGAGCTGCTTGCTGCCGTCGGACCGGGTGACCTCGCCCAGCAGGGACTTGTCGACGCCGGGCGGGGCGACCACGCCATCGGGCGACGCGACGGGCCAGGTCGTGGCGCAGGCGCCGTCGCAGTTCGACTTGGGGGGCTGGGCGGTGTCCTTGTCGAAGCGGTAGAGCGTGAAGCCCTCGCTGTCGGTGACAACCTTGCCGAGCTTCTTGCTGTCCCAGACAGCGAGCTGACCTGCGGCTTTCGCCTTCCCCGCGCCTTCCTTCGCGTCACCCGTGTCGGCGCCGTAGCCGTCGCCCGCCCCGTATCCGCCCTGCTTGGCCGGGGCCTGGTTGCCCACGTTCTGTCCGGTCGGCGACTGGTCACCCTGGTCCTGACCGCACGCCGTCGTCAGCGCCAGCATGGCCGCGGCCGTCGCTACGAGCGAGGCGCTCCGCCAGGCTCGGGGGGAACCCCCTGATGGATGAAGCATCTCTAACTCCCGCTGTCCGCTTGGGTGTCGCGCCGCTGAGTGCGTCACGCATGGCCCTAGGTACGGGTGGGAACAGCTGATGCGTTCAACCCGGGTGCAAAATTCTTTTGTTCGTCAATCTGACACCCGGCGTCTCCCCCCTTCGGGTCACAGGAGGGCCGTAGCGGCGTGGCAGGGCGACATGCTGCCCATGATCCCTGTCGTGCATGGATCCACTAGAGCCTCGTCCGGCCTGGTCACACGCTTACTGGCGCTTCTGGTGCTGGCCTGGCTGCTCGGTGCGCCGACGGCCGCCGCGGCGCCGGCGATCTCGCCTGCCATCGCGCCCGCCGACAACTGCGCCTATGCCTCGATCGGCGACGATCCCGGCGGTGACGCGGTGGCGGTCGCGGGGGACGGAGTCGTCTGCAGGGCGGGCCCCACCCGGCACCCGAAGCCACCGCCGCCACCACCACCTCCGCCGCCTCCACCACCGCCACCGCCCGCTCCGGCTCCACCGCCCCGCCCGGAGCCACCGGCGCCGCAGCCGCCACCTCCGCCGCCTCCGCCACTGCCCGTGCGCCCGGCCCCTCCTGAGCCCGCGCCGCCCCCGCCGCCGCGTCCGGCACCGAAGCCGAAGCCCACCCCCTCCGTGCGCGCCAAGATCACGCCGGAGCCGGTGAGTTACCCCTCGCAGCGGGCCGCGCCCCGCAAACCGCCGCCACGGGGCGGTCCGTCCCTGGTCACCCTCACCCTGCTCATCACCGCGCCCGCGGTGCTCGCCGTCGCCGCGCTGCGGCCTCGCTGACCGTAGGAGGTCACATGTCGGAATGGCTTGTTCTCACCCTCGCGATGGCAGCCGCGTGCGGCGTCGTCCTGGTCGTCACCTTCCTGCGGCACCGCAGGACGAGTCCGGATTATGACGCTTCGGAGACCCCGGACGTCATCGAGTACATGACGATGATGATCGGCGTGGTGTACGCCATCGTCCTCGGCCTCGCCATCGCCGGTGTCTGGGAGGCCCGCAGCGTCGCCCAGGACCATGTGCACGCCGAGGCCCAGGCGTTGCACGAGGTGTCCGAGCGTGCGCGGGTCTATCCGGCCGACGTACGCGAGCGTATCCGTACGGACGTGCACGCGTACGTCAGCCATGTCGTCACCACCGAGTGGGACTACATGTCCGAGCACGGCGCACTCACCGACCGCGGCTCCCAACTCCTGTCCCGGGTACGCCACGACGTCACCGACTACGAGCCCAAATCCGATTTCGAGGCCCAGGCCTACCAGCCGCTCGTCGACCAGGTCGCCGCCGCCGACGACGCGCGTTCCTCCCGGGGCGACAGTGCCGGGGCGACCATGCCCGGCGTGGTCTGGTTCGGCCTGATCGCGGGCGGTCTCGTCACCATCGGCATGATCTTCGTCCTGCAGATCCGCCGGACCCCGCGCGAACTCGTCCTCGCGGGGCTGTTCTCGGCCTTGTTCGCGTTCCTGCTCTTCCTCATCTGGGACTTCGACGCGCCGTACAGCCGCGGCGTCGCGGCGACTCCGGAGCCCTTCCAGGCGCTGTTCAGCAATCTCGGAAGATGAGGGATGCGCTGCTGCCCCGCCCTCAAGTGCCGGGTGGGGCAGCAGGTCTGGCGTCGGCTCCGGGCTGACGCTCACTCAGCGATGATCGAAGCTACCTGGGTGAGGGAGTCGATCCGCCAGTCCGCGGTTTCGACGAGGGTCGGGTCGTCGGCCCACCAGTGCCCCCAGGGCCCGCGCCGGATGTGCGCCGCCCGCAGCCCGGCGGCCTTCGCGGGGTAGATGTCGTTCGCGGGATGGTCGCCCACGTACAGGGTCTGCTCCGGCGCGGCCTGAGCCACCTCGATCACTCTGGAGAAGAACGTCGGGTCGGGCTTCGCCACGCCCCACTCCCCCGAGGTGACGACGAGGTCGGCGGGCAGATCCAGGGCACGCAGCAGCTCGCCCACGCGGGGCGTCTGGTTCCCCGCGATGACGACCCGCAGACCCTGCTTGCGCAGCCCGCCGAGAGCGGGACGCACATCGGGGTAGAGGTCGGTCTCGGCCAGGTGCTCGCCGCGCCCCGCGACCTCGCGGGCCTGATAGGCGGCGGCGACATCTATGTCCGGGCTCAGCAGCCGCAGCGCTTCGGTGTTGTCGCGGCCCCGCGTGACGACACCTCCCACGAGCGCGGAGACAGTGTGACGGGGCACGCCGAGCCAATCGGCCCAGGACGCCCAGTAGCGGTCATCTTTGGTGAGGGTCTCCCCCACGGCGAACACGACGGTCTCAATCATCGGGCCCAGCCTATGGGCCCACCCCGCCCCGACCGGCCGCCTGGCCCGCGCCGCGCAGGCGGGTTCACGTGTACGCCACGAAGATGCGGCAGAGCCGAGCCATGGACAGCCTCGAACCCACCCGGACCGCGAAGGAGTTGACCGAGGCATGGCACCCCGACGCGCTGGCGCGCCGGTCGGCGGGCGCGCCCGGGGAGGAGGCCGATGCAGGGGGTACCCAGGGCCCCGCCCGGGCTCCGAGCCCGGCTCCGTGGCACCGGCTTCGCACACAGGTCCGTAAACCGGGCTGCGCGGCGGCCTCGCGCGGCGCACTCTGGTGGCATGACCTGGCAGACACCCATCATCGTTCACCCGCCCGCTCCCGACGGCGGACGGCGGATCACCGTGCGCGGGCAGGACGTCGGCGTCGCGCGTGACGACCGCGACCTGGTGGAGTTCCTGCGCCGCGCGGGCCTCGGCGACGCCGACATGGCCCTCGACGACCCCCACCTCGTGGAGTGGCGCGGCGGCGGGGCACATGAATGGGCGAAGAGCTCCTGACCCGGCCTCGGGGTGCGCGTCCCCCGAGCGTCCGCGGGCCCGGACTCCTCTGCGAGGAGGGCGGGTTGAACACGGCCACCTGGTGCGGATCACACTGCGACGTGCGCCGCGGCGGTTTCCGGGAACGTATCCCGGGGCCTTGCCGCCTTGGCCGTCGCCGCGTAGGGCGATGCGGTCATCCGGCGAGCACTCAGCCCGTACCGGCACCGAAGGGGCGGCAACGTGCGAAGCAAGACCGACGAGCGACTCCGGACTGCCTACCGGCGCCCCACCAACTAACGGCAGACGGCACAGGGCAGGACTCGCCCGGTGCCGGTCTGCCCCTCCCGCACGACCCACGCGCAGTCGCAGACGCTGCACCTACCCGTGTTCGAGCCTGGCCCCACCGGAGAGCTCACCCCGCCGCTCTCGCGCCCTCGCCCCAGCCCTCAGCACGAGCTCAGTACCGTCGCCGTGAGAGCGGGACCTGATGTGGGCCGAGCCCGAGTCCTCGGACTCGCCCCGCCTCTCCCGCACACTCGGCACGAGCTCGGTGCAGCCCTCGCGGACGCGACGTAGCAGCCCTCACGGACGCGACGTACCTGACCGGCCGCCCCACGCCTCACTGGGCCCCGCCCCCACGCCCAGCCCAGTCGACCCAGAAGCCGCACTCCCCCTTCGCCGAGCGCGAGCCCCCCAGCTCGCCCCACCCCCTACACGCCCCACCCCCCGAACCCCCTCGCCACCCCCGCGACACCCCGCCCCGTTCCCCTGTCCGGCCCACACCGTTGCCCCGTTCGCGCGGCTGCGATCGCGGGGCGGCAGGGGGGTGCTTAGCGTCTGCGGTATCGAGGTGCATATCAGGTGAAAGCGGAAGAAGGTCCGCGGCTGCTCCTCGGGGACCCGGAGGAATCATCATGCGCGCGATACGCGTCGCCTCGGCCGCTCTGCTCGCCGCCACCACCACCCTGACCCTCACCGCTACGACGGCCTTCGCGGACGACGGCGGCTCCGACAGCAACATCACCTCGTTCGGCTTCCGCGTCACCCCGTCCACCATCGCCGCCGGCGGCCAGGTCACGCTCAGCGTGGACGGCTGCGAGGGCGACGCGACCGTCACCTCCGGCGTCTTCGACGACACCAAGATCACCCAGGGGCAGCAGTCGGCCACCGCGACGGTCTTCGAGGACGCCAAGCCGGGCGCGATGTACGAGGTGACCTTCGACTGCAAGGGCGAGAAGGGGACCACGGACCTCACCATCGCCACGGGCCGGCCCACCCATCACCCCACCTCGCACCCCACCGGCCCGACCCACCACGGGGTCAAGGCAGGCGTCGGCGGCAGTTTCGGCGGGCTCGACCTGCACGAGATCGCCCTCGGCGGCGCCCTGATCGCGGGCACACTCGGCACCGCGTACTACCGGACGCGCCGCCGCACCGGGAACGGCGACTCCTGACTCAACCGCATGCCGCTGCCCGGTCGCCCGCTGCGCTCAGCGGGTGACCGGGCAGCGGCATGCGGCCGGGCCGGGCGCGGACCGCCGCCCGACCGGCACGGAAGGGGGACGCACCGGTCGGGGAGGCGAGGCGGAACGGTTGTCACCCGGCGTGAGCGAGCGGGCGAGCAAGGCAGGAGGCGAGTGGGCGACGCCCTCCGTGCGAGTGACGGGCGTGCCGGTAGCCGGTACCCGACGTCAGAATCCGCGCCCCGCGTTCTCCGAGCGGCGGCGCATCCAGAACACCCCGCCACCGACCAGGGCGACCGTCACCAGCGCCCCGCCGATCGCCATGTCGGTGCCGGTCGCCCCGGAACTGTTGCTGCCGCCGAGACCACCGCGGACACCACCGTGGATGACGGTGAACGCGTCGGGCTTGGTGAGGGTCTTGCCGCCGCAGTGCACGGTGATGCTGTGGGCCCCGGGAGTGGCGTGGTGGTGGATCATGGGGTTCGCGCTGGCCGTGCCGCCGCCCATGGTCCGCAGGTTCGTGTCGGGGAAGGCGTCCGACGTGACCTTGCTGCCAGGGGTGTGGCAGGCCGAACCGTCGACCGTGACCGTCAGCTGTCCCCCGCGGGGGATCACGCTCGGCATGGCGACGATGTTGGACGGGTCGGCCCAGGCCGATGCCGTCGGGGCGGCGAGGCCGACGACGGCACCCGCGGTGACTGCTACCGCGAGGGCACGAGTGGTGCGCATACGAGAAGCACGCATGTGAATCCTCCGCGGAAGACGCCCCGGGGTAACCGTCCCCGGTCGATCGGCGAGAGCGCCTCCCAAACCGACCCTCAGTTGCCCTGCACAGACCCGCATTTCGGCGCTCGGCCGTCCTGGTGAGGCGACACGCCGAAGCGCGCACGCACAAGCCGATATTGCCGCAGGTCACGGACCGTCAGAAATTTCCTGCAGACCGCGACTCGGATGGCGCATGCCCGGTATGGCCGCCACCCGTTCGCTCCCGCTCTGTCGCCCGTCGCGCGCGCCGCGCTTAGCGTTCTTGTACGCGCAACGGACGCGGTTCGAATGCCGCGTTGAGAGGGGATCAGAGAATGCCTTCGTCCCAGCCGGCCGATGAAGAGGAACCGCAGCGGAAGCGCGCGCCGTGGGGCGTGATGGCGCTGGTTCTGCTGACCGGCCTCGCGCTGATCCGGAATGGCTCAGGGGAATTCGACGTGGGTCCTCCGCAGCCGGCGTCGGCCGCCGCGGCGGACCAGGCGCCCGACGGGTCGGGGCAGGGCGTCGCGCCGCTGACGTTCTCGCCCGCCGAACGTGTGGGGATCAAGGGCATCCAGGTGGACGCGCCGGTCGTGCCGGTCGGCCTCGACCAGGACGGCTGGGTGGACGCGCCGCCCCCGGAGGACCCGAACCTGGCCGGCTGGTTCACCGGAGCCGTCTCGCCGGGCGAGCGGGGCACCTCCGTGATCGTCGGCCATGTGGACAATCAGCAGGGCCCTGCTGTCTTCTACGGCCTGGGCTCGCTGAAGAAGGGAAATCGCGTCGAGGTCCTGCGCAGGGACCGCAAGACCGCGGTTTTCGAGATCTATGGAATCGAAGTCTTCGAGAAGAGCAATTTCCCGGGCAGTCGCGTCTACAGCGACAAGGGGGCCCCGGAACTGCGCGTCATCACCTGCGGCGGCGGATTCTCGAAGCGGTCCGGATACGACGGGAACGTCGTCGCTTTCGCCCGCCTGGTGGACGTGCGCTGACGGCGCATGCGGCGGCGGCACACGGCACCGGGCGGGCGAAATCCCGTCCTGCGTTCCGTTACATCCCGTGGCGGCTCGGCACCGTGAGCCGGTAACCGGAATCGATGAGCTCCGGGAGATACGTCCGCAGGGCCTCCACGCTCTGGGAACGGTTGCCGCCCGCGTCGTGCGAGAGCACCACGACGCCGGGCGCCGCACCGGCCCGTACGCGCCGGATGATCGTGGCGGTGCCGGGCTCGGTCCAGTCCAGGGTGTCCACGGTCCAGGCGAGCGGCTCCATGCCGAGGTCGGCGCCGAGCTGGAAGGCGTTGCGGTTCCAGGCACCGTAGGGGGCGCGGAACCAGGCGGGGGGTTCGCCCACGGCGTCCTCGATGACCTCGCAGGTGCGCTCGATCTCCGCGCGCATCGCGTTGCGGCTCATCTTCAGGAGCAGCGGATGCGTCCAGGTGTGGTTGCCGATCACATGCCCGTCGTCGGCCATCTCGCGCAGCAGGTCCTTGTTGTCGACGGCCATCTCGCCGCAGACGAAGAACGTCGCACGAACGTCGTACTTGCGCAGCGTCCTCAGGATGCCCGGCGTGTAGAGGGGGTCGGGCCCGTCGTCGAAGGTCAGCACCATGGTGCGGCCCTGCCCGTCCATGCGCAGGATCGGCGCCTTGCGGACCCGGGGCAGTGCGCGTGCGGCGCGCGGCGGGCCGTTGCCCGCCATGGGCTGGAGGCGGTACGCGGAGGGCTTGAGGGCGGCACGCGCGGCGGGCGGGCCACCGGCCGCCGCACCGCTGGGAGCCGTGGGTCCTGGAGCAGCCGAGCGCTCCGTGCCCGCGCAGCCGGCGGTCGCGGCCAGACCGAAGACAGCGGCGCCGCGCAGGAGCGCGCGACGCCCTGGAGTCATTTGATCCTTTTTCATTACTAATCATTCGCATGGCGGAAGGCCGACACGGCACATCAACACCGGGGCGGGCGCCGAAAGCACCCGATGGGACCAGCAGCGGCAAAGGGGTCAGCGGCGGCGTACGAGCGGGAACGGCAGCGTCTCCCTGATCGTCAGGCCGGTGAGGAACATGACGAGGCGGTCGACACCGATGCCGAGCCCGCCGGTGGGCGGCATCGCGTACTCCAGGGCGTCCAGGAAGTCCTCGTCGAGCTCCATGGCCTCCGGGTCTCCCCCGGCGGCGAGCAGCGACTGCGCGGTGAGGCGGCGGCGCTGTTCGACGGGGTCGGTCAACTCCGAGTAGGCGGTGCCGAGTTCCGTGCCGAAGGCGACCAGGTCCCAGCGTTCGGCGAGGCGCGGGTCGGTGCGGTGCTGGCGGGTCAACGGGGAGACGTCGGTCGGGAAGTCCTTGTAGAAGGTGGGCAGCGTGGTCTTCTCCTCGACGAGGCGCTCGTACATCTCCAGTACGACGTCACCGCGGCCGTCGTCCGGCTGGTAGGGGACGTGCGCGCGGTCGCAGAGCTGCCGCAGCCGCGGCAGCGGGGTGTCCGCGTCGACCTCGTCGCCGAGCGCCTCGGAGATCGCGCCGTAGACCGTCTTGACCGGCCAGGGCCCCGAGATGTCGTGCTCGGTGAGCCGTCCGTCCGCGTCGGCCTTGCGGGCGACGGGTGCGCCGAAGGCGGCGGTGGCGGCGCCCTGGATGAGCTCGCGGGTGAGGTCGAGCATCACGTCGTAGTCGGCGAACGCCTGGTAGGCCTCCAGCATCGTGAACTCGGGGTTGTGCTTGTACGAGACGCCTTCGTTGCGGAAGGTGCGGCCCATCTCGAAGACCTTCTCCATGCCGCCGACGCAGAGCCGCTTGAGATACAGCTCGGGTGCGATGCGCAGATAGAGGTCGAGGTCGTAGGCGTTGATGTGGGTGGTGAAGGGGCGGGCGTTGGCGCCGCCGTGGATCTGCTGGAGCATCGGCGTCTCGACCTCCAGGTAGCCGCGGTCCAGCAGCCCCTGCCGCAGGGCCTGTACGGCGGTGGAGCGGGCCCGGACGACGTCGCGAGCGCCGGGGCTCGCGACCAGGTCGAGGTAGCGGCGGCGGACCTTGGCCTCGGGGTCGGTGAGGCCGCGGCGCTTGTCGGGCAGCGGGCGCAGGCACTTGCCGGTGAGCTGCCAGGCGGTGACGAAGACGGTGAGCTCGCCCTGGTCGCTGGTGCCGACCGTGCCGGTGGCGGTGATGTGGTCGCCGATGTCGGTGCCGGAGGTGAAGCGGTCCAGGACTGCGGGGCCCGACCGGTCGCGCGTCAGGGCGAGTTGGCGGTCGCCGGACCAGTCGCGCAGGACGGCGAAGACGACCCCGCCGAAGTCGCGTACGAGCATGACGCGGCCCGCGACCGTGACCTCCTCCCCCGCCAGGGCGGGGGCCACGTCGGCCAGGGTGTGGGTGCGCGGCGGGAGGCCCACGGGGTAGGGGTCGATGCCGTCGGCCCGCAGCCGGTCGAGCTTGCGGTGGCGGATGCGGACCTGGTCGGACAGCGCGGCCAGGGGGTCGGCGTCCGTGGTGTCGCCGTGGCCCGCGAGGCCGAGGGCGGAGATCGGCGGGAGGCCCTCGGTGCTGGTGGGCTTGGTGACGCCCTTGGGGCCCCGGCCCTTGCCCCAGAGCTTGCGCAGCGAGGGCACGGAGACGAAGCCTTCGGCGATGCCCGAGGCGAGGCTGATCCGGGCGAGGGCACCCGCGTCGCCGTAACAGATGAAGCGGGGATACCACTCGGGGTGGTACTTGGCGTTGGAGCGGTAGAGCGCTTCGAGCTGCCACCACTTGGAGAAGAAGAGCAGCAGCTTGCGCCACAGCCGCAGGACGGGACCGGCGCCGATGCGGGCGCCCTCCTCGAAGACCGAGCGGAACACGGCGAAGTTCAGGGAGACGCGGCGCACCCCGAACTTCGCCGCGCCCGCGCAGAGTTCGGCGACCATGAACTCCATGACACCGTTGGGCGCGGTCGCGCGGTCGCGGCGCATCAGGTCGAGGGAGACGCCGTCCCTGCCCCAGGGGACGAGGGAGAGCAGGGCGATGAGCCGGCCGTCGCCGTCCAGCGCCTCGACGAGCAAGCAGTCGCCGTCCTCGGGGTCGCCGAGGCGGTCGAGCGCCATCGAGAAGCCGCGTTCGGTCTCGGTGTCCCGCCAGGCGTCCGCCTTGTCGATGATCTCTTCCATCTCCTCGTCGGTGAGGGTGGAGTGGCGGCGGATGCGGGTGGTGGCGCCGGTGCGGCGGACGCGGTTCACCGCCTGGCGGGTGACCCGCATGTCGCGGCCGTCCAGGTCGAAGCCGGCGACCTGCAGGATCGCCTCGTCGCCGAGTTGGAGCGCGCCGAGCCCGGAGCGTGCATACGCGGTGGCGCCCTCCTCGGACGCGCCCATCACGGCGGGCGCCCAGGCGTACCGCCGGGCCACGTCGAGCCAGGCGCCGATCGCGTGCGGCCAGGCCTCGCGGTCACCCACGGGGTCGCCGCTGGCCAGGCAGACGCCCGCCTCGACGCGGTAGGTGACGGCGGCCTTGCCGCTGGGCGAGAAGACGACGGCCTTGTCGCGCCGGGTGGCGAAGTACCCGAGTGAGTCCTGGGCGCCGTACGTGCCGAGGAGCGCGCGGATGCGGGGCTCCTCGTCGCCGTGCAGGGCGGCTTCCATGCGCTGGGAGCGGAAGAGGGTCGCGGCGGCGTTCAGGAGGGCGAGGGCGCCGAACAGGCCGAGCCAGAAGTGCAGGGCGCGCGGCGGTCTGCCGTCGAAGTAGTCGCCGCCGGTGAAGAGCCCGCCGCAGACGCGGTCCGCCGCCCAGAGCAGGGCCTGCCCGCGCGGCAGCGTCCCCGGGAAGAGCGCGACGAGCCCCCAGCCGACCAGCACCGCCACGGCGAGGCCCGCCACGAGCACCAGGACGGCCCGCCGGACCGCCCCGCGGCGCGAGTCCGCGGAGAACTCCTTGCGGGCCAGGACCAGCAGGACGAAGGCCAGGGCGCAGACGATGAGGGAAGGGAGCGAGTCCGCCCAGAAGCCGAGGGCGATGCCCAGTACGTCGAAGGCGAGGAGAAGCCCCAGGTAGCTGATGACCAGCCACCACGCGACCTTCTTGCGGGCCGCGGTGGCCGCGGCGAGAAGGAAGAGGAAGACGGCGTACGCCAGGTTGGGGCTGACCGGGACCGTGAGGAGGTCGAGGACGCGGACCACCGGGCGCAGGAGACGGCGCAGCGGGGCGATGACCGCGAGGATCGCGCAGAAGAGGCCCAGGGTGCCGAAGAAGGTGGCGAACCCTTCGGGCACGCGCCTCAGGAAGCGGTCTCGTGCGTGCTGCGGCGGCTCGGCGGTCGGCCTCTCCACGGTGATGCTCATGGACCGACCCTAGGAAGGGTGGGCCGGTGCCGCCCGTCGAGACGGATCACGCCGTCGGGACCGTGCGCCCGTCGGGACGGGCACACCGCGTCGGCCGTGGGCGCCGTCAACGGGAACGGCGCTCTCCGTTAACCTCTCGGCTGTGACTGAAGACCACTCCCACCAGTTCGAACGCGGCACCGACGGGCCGAAGGTGATCGTCGTCGGCGTCGACGGTTCGGACTCCTCCCTCCGGGCCGCGGCATATGCCGGTGGTCTGGCGCGGAGGCAGCGCGCCCTGCTCGCCGTCGTCTACATCCAGCCGGTGATGGCCGCGGGCGCCGCCCTCGGCGCCCCGGTGGCCGAGACGACGGACGAGATCGCGGAGGGCCTGATCGCCGACATCAGGGA
This Streptomyces sp. NBC_01283 DNA region includes the following protein-coding sequences:
- a CDS encoding SAM-dependent methyltransferase — its product is MERPAWAPQGIDITMPSVSRIYDYYLGGSHNFEVDRDAARRAMEFMPGLPKIMQANRAFMRRAVRFAVDEGITQFLDIGSGIPTFGNVHEVARRADPEARVVYVDHDAVAVAHSRAVLDGDEKAAVVAADLRKPQDILGSSEVNGLLDLDRPVALLLVAVLHFVEDAYDPYTAVAELRDATAPGSVIALTHASYEGMPIPAEQAGQAVGVYKDIRNPLIMRSREEIARFFEGYDMVEPGLVPMPRWRPETAPEEEDPYSFSGFAGVGRRA
- a CDS encoding SCO0930 family lipoprotein gives rise to the protein MLHPSGGSPRAWRSASLVATAAAMLALTTACGQDQGDQSPTGQNVGNQAPAKQGGYGAGDGYGADTGDAKEGAGKAKAAGQLAVWDSKKLGKVVTDSEGFTLYRFDKDTAQPPKSNCDGACATTWPVASPDGVVAPPGVDKSLLGEVTRSDGSKQLTIDGWPMYRYAKDTKAGDAKGQGVGGTWYASAPDGKKAAPAAEAEPPAEKAPVDPAGLSTRKDPKLGEIVVDKNGMTVYRFTKDSAWPMKSACTGACLQKWPVVPPVEKNDTKGILKKGFVVFDRPDGQRQQTIDCWPIYTFAGDKKPGDTNGQGVGGTWYAAGPDGKPVGAPK
- a CDS encoding HAD family hydrolase; translation: MIETVVFAVGETLTKDDRYWASWADWLGVPRHTVSALVGGVVTRGRDNTEALRLLSPDIDVAAAYQAREVAGRGEHLAETDLYPDVRPALGGLRKQGLRVVIAGNQTPRVGELLRALDLPADLVVTSGEWGVAKPDPTFFSRVIEVAQAAPEQTLYVGDHPANDIYPAKAAGLRAAHIRRGPWGHWWADDPTLVETADWRIDSLTQVASIIAE
- a CDS encoding class F sortase, which gives rise to MPSSQPADEEEPQRKRAPWGVMALVLLTGLALIRNGSGEFDVGPPQPASAAAADQAPDGSGQGVAPLTFSPAERVGIKGIQVDAPVVPVGLDQDGWVDAPPPEDPNLAGWFTGAVSPGERGTSVIVGHVDNQQGPAVFYGLGSLKKGNRVEVLRRDRKTAVFEIYGIEVFEKSNFPGSRVYSDKGAPELRVITCGGGFSKRSGYDGNVVAFARLVDVR
- a CDS encoding polysaccharide deacetylase family protein; translation: MKKDQMTPGRRALLRGAAVFGLAATAGCAGTERSAAPGPTAPSGAAAGGPPAARAALKPSAYRLQPMAGNGPPRAARALPRVRKAPILRMDGQGRTMVLTFDDGPDPLYTPGILRTLRKYDVRATFFVCGEMAVDNKDLLREMADDGHVIGNHTWTHPLLLKMSRNAMRAEIERTCEVIEDAVGEPPAWFRAPYGAWNRNAFQLGADLGMEPLAWTVDTLDWTEPGTATIIRRVRAGAAPGVVVLSHDAGGNRSQSVEALRTYLPELIDSGYRLTVPSRHGM
- the lysX gene encoding bifunctional lysylphosphatidylglycerol synthetase/lysine--tRNA ligase LysX — protein: MSITVERPTAEPPQHARDRFLRRVPEGFATFFGTLGLFCAILAVIAPLRRLLRPVVRVLDLLTVPVSPNLAYAVFLFLLAAATAARKKVAWWLVISYLGLLLAFDVLGIALGFWADSLPSLIVCALAFVLLVLARKEFSADSRRGAVRRAVLVLVAGLAVAVLVGWGLVALFPGTLPRGQALLWAADRVCGGLFTGGDYFDGRPPRALHFWLGLFGALALLNAAATLFRSQRMEAALHGDEEPRIRALLGTYGAQDSLGYFATRRDKAVVFSPSGKAAVTYRVEAGVCLASGDPVGDREAWPHAIGAWLDVARRYAWAPAVMGASEEGATAYARSGLGALQLGDEAILQVAGFDLDGRDMRVTRQAVNRVRRTGATTRIRRHSTLTDEEMEEIIDKADAWRDTETERGFSMALDRLGDPEDGDCLLVEALDGDGRLIALLSLVPWGRDGVSLDLMRRDRATAPNGVMEFMVAELCAGAAKFGVRRVSLNFAVFRSVFEEGARIGAGPVLRLWRKLLLFFSKWWQLEALYRSNAKYHPEWYPRFICYGDAGALARISLASGIAEGFVSVPSLRKLWGKGRGPKGVTKPTSTEGLPPISALGLAGHGDTTDADPLAALSDQVRIRHRKLDRLRADGIDPYPVGLPPRTHTLADVAPALAGEEVTVAGRVMLVRDFGGVVFAVLRDWSGDRQLALTRDRSGPAVLDRFTSGTDIGDHITATGTVGTSDQGELTVFVTAWQLTGKCLRPLPDKRRGLTDPEAKVRRRYLDLVASPGARDVVRARSTAVQALRQGLLDRGYLEVETPMLQQIHGGANARPFTTHINAYDLDLYLRIAPELYLKRLCVGGMEKVFEMGRTFRNEGVSYKHNPEFTMLEAYQAFADYDVMLDLTRELIQGAATAAFGAPVARKADADGRLTEHDISGPWPVKTVYGAISEALGDEVDADTPLPRLRQLCDRAHVPYQPDDGRGDVVLEMYERLVEEKTTLPTFYKDFPTDVSPLTRQHRTDPRLAERWDLVAFGTELGTAYSELTDPVEQRRRLTAQSLLAAGGDPEAMELDEDFLDALEYAMPPTGGLGIGVDRLVMFLTGLTIRETLPFPLVRRR
- a CDS encoding universal stress protein, with amino-acid sequence MTEDHSHQFERGTDGPKVIVVGVDGSDSSLRAAAYAGGLARRQRALLAVVYIQPVMAAGAALGAPVAETTDEIAEGLIADIREATERVKDIFDIRWEFHTFRGDPYSGLVTAADDLKADAVVVGASEQAGHRIVGSVAVRLVKAGRWPVTVVP